In Prochlorococcus marinus XMU1404, the sequence TCGCAGAATCATTTCTGTAGAAAATATTTTGAAGAATTTCTAATACCTTATAAGTTGTGCCATATTTTTTATCCCATTTTTTAAGATAGTTTTTTAAATCTTTTTCTGATGGAATTACTTGACCATTTTTTGATGCCTCAACAATTTCTTCAGCACACATTCTCCCGCTTTTTGCTGCAAAATAAATACCCTCCCCAGAACTCTTGGTGACATAACCTGCTGCATCACCAACCAAAGCCATCCTCCCAACAACTCTTCTGGGTCTTGGATGCTCAGGGATAGGATGTGCCTCTACCTTTATTACTTCACCATTGACAAGTCTTTTCTTTGCCCTATTTCTTACTCCCTCTTGAAGTCCTTTAATTAATGACTGATTCTTTTGCATGGTTCCAGTACCCACTGCAACATGATCATATTTAGGAAATACCCACCCATAAAAATCTGGAGAAACATCAGTGCCTACATACATTTCAGCAAGATCTTCGTAGTAACTCATTTCTTCTTTAGGAAGTTTAATTCTCTCCTGAAATGCAATAGCAACTTTATAATCCCCTGCATCCATCGCTTTTGCTACTCTACTATTGGCTCCATCAGCTCCGATTAGAAGGTCAACAGTAAGCTCCTTAAGCTCTCCTTTTTTGTCTCCATTGGTAAAATCTGAATAGGAGAGTTTATAAGGACCTTGATTATTATTACCAGTTTCAATAGAAGTAACTAATCCATTTATTAGTGTTGCTCCAAGATCTGATGCTCTATTCCGCATGAAAGCATCCATAACTTCCCTTCTACACATCCCAATAAACTCATTATCGCTTTTCCCATAAACTTTATCTAGGCTTATGTCTACCTCTCTATTTGATGGAGATATCATTCTCATATGCCTTACTTTTCTATCAATAATTGACTCAGGTAAATCAAATTCTTCTACCATGCAGAGAGGGATAGCTCCTCCACATGGTTTAGCATTATCTAATTTTCTCTCGAAGAGCCAAGTTTTTATCCCAGCTTTAGCAAGTATTTCTGCAGCACATGAACCACTTGGACCTCCTCCAATAATAGCTACCCTCAACATATGAAAAAAAAATAATACTGTATATAAAAACTACATCTTTTTTGCTTATAAAAGTGCATTTCTTAAAATAATAGTTAATATCGAAATATGTTTTCAAGATTCACCTCTAAATATTGGAACAAAACAAAGATTTAAATCAAATTGATATACCTCTAGCTAAACGAACCCATTTAAATAATCCCAACTCTATTTTATTAAAAAAATCATTAATATTTTCTCCATTTCTTTTTCTACTTTTTTCTATCTTTACATTGCGATTAATTAGAAATATAGAAATTGGATCTCTTGGTGATCTCAATTTTCAGGCACAGATAAATCACGACCATAGAATTTTAGGTCATTTACCCTATGCCGAAATTCCTAAGGAGAAATTAGTTTTAATTGCTCCCAATATTGAAGTTCATATCGATATGCGTGATTCTTTATTAAAGATGAGAGACGAAGCAAAAAACGATGGTATATATTTAGTTTTCTTGAGTGGCTATAGATCAATAAGTTTGCAAAAAGAAATCTTCTATTCTCTTAAATCTTTTAGAAACCAAGAAGCCGCAGAAAGAGCTAGAGTTTCAGCTCCCCCAGGATATTCTGAACATAGTACTGGTTTTGCAATTGATATTGGTGATGCTACACAAAGAGAAACAGACTTTGAGACCGAATTCGAAAATACTGATGCTTTTAGATGGTTAAAAAAGAATGCAGCTAAATTTCACTTTAAGTTATCATTCAACAAAAATAATAAATATATAGATTATGAACCTTGGCATTGGAGATATGAGGGATCAATTGAAGCTTTAAAAGTTTTTGAAAGTTCAAATAGAGAATTGTGATCAGTTCACTTTCTAAATTATTCAATATAAATATTTTTTCTAAGTCTTAAAAAGAAAATTCTCATAATAAGCATTCTTTGAGTTAGCCTTGATAAAGTCATCTTCTTTTTATATAGATTTTATAAATGTCATCTTCGATAAAAGAAATTAGGAATGTTGCAATTATTGCCCACGTCGATCATGGGAAGACAACTCTTGTGGATGCATTGTTATCTCAATCAGGAATTTTTAGAGACAATGAAGTGATTCCTACATGCGTAATGGATTCGAACGATCTTGAAAGAGAAAGAGGAATTACTATACTCTCAAAAAATACTGCAGTTAACTATAAAGACACAAGAATAAATATTATAGATACACCAGGACACGCAGATTTTGGAGGAGAAGTCGAGAGGGTTCTGGGAATGGTTGATGGCTGTTTGCTTATTGTTGATGCAAATGAGGGACCGATGCCTCAAACAAGATTTGTTTTAAAAAAAGCATTAGAAAAAGGACTAAGGCCGATAGTCTTTGTTAATAAAATTGATAGACCTAGAGTAGTACCTGAAATAGCAATTGATAAGGTCCTTGATTTGTTTTTAGAATTAGGAGCCGATGATGATCAATGCGATTTCCCTTATCTTTTTGGGAGTGGCCTATCTGGTTTCGCAAAAGAGGAAATGGAATCTGATAGTGACAATATGATGCCTCTCTTTGAAGCTATTATTAGACATGTACCGCCTCCAGTGGGCGACTCAAATAAGCCTCTTCAGCTACAAATCACTACTTTAGATTATTCTGATTTTTTAGGTAGAATTGTAATTGGAAAAATTCATAATGGAACTATAAAAAATGGTCAGCAAGCTAGTTTAATTAAAGAAGATGGAAAAAATATCAAAGGAAAAGTTAGTAAGCTATTAGGATTTGAGGGATTGCAAAGGATTGATATAAATGAAGCATTCGCAGGTGATATTGTTGCAGTTTCCGGTTTTGATGACGTCAATATAGGTGAGACCATAGCATGCCCCGATTCCCCTCATCCACTTCCATTAATCAAAGTTGATGAGCCTACTTTAAATATGACTTTTGTTGTCAATGATTCGCCATTTGCAGGGAAAGAAGGAAAATTTGTTACTAGCAGACAATTAAAAAACAGATTGGAGAGAGAACTTTTAACAAATGTTGCCCTTAGGGTCGAAGAAACTGATTCTCCTGACAGATTCTCGGTTTCAGGTAGAGGAGAATTACACTTGGGGATTTTGATTGAAACTATGAGGCGAGAGGGGTTTGAGTTTCAAATATCGCAACCTCAAGTAATTTTTAGAGAAATTGATAATGTTGAATGTGAGCCTATAGAGACTTTGGTTTTAGATGTGCCTGAAGTATCTGTTGGATCATGTATAGAGAAACTTGGCTCTCGAAAGGCAGAGATGAAAAACATGCAGACGAGTTCAGATGGGAGAACTCAATTAGAATTTCTTGTGCCATCAAGGGGACTAATTGGATTTCGTGGTGAATTTGTTCGGATAACTAGAGGTGAAGGTATCATGAGTCACTCTTTTTATGAATATAAACCTAAAACAGGAGACTTTGAAACTAGGAGAAATGGAGTTCTTATAGCTTTTGAGGAAGGTGTGGCCACATTTTATGCATTAAAAAATGCTGAAGATAGAGGAGTTTATTTTATTAAACCAGGAGTTAAAGTTTATAAGGGAATGATAATTGGAGAGAATAATCGACCTCAAGATCTTGAGTTAAATATATGTAAAACTAAACAGTTGACTAATATGAGGTCTGCAGGGGCAGAAGAACTTGATACTTTACAATCACCAGTTGATATTACTCTTGAAAGAGCACTTGAATATATTGGCCCAGATGAAATGTTAGAAGTGACACCGGATTCAATAAGGATGAGAAAAATAAATAAGAAGAAAAAATATTAATATTTAATTTCATGGATGAAGAAAGTAAAGAATGTTTTAAAGATTCCCTTCATACGGCTTTAAATCTTTTTAATAATCATAAATGGTATGAGGCTCATGATGCTTTTGAAGAAATTTGGAATTTTGTTGATGGTGATGAAAGACAAGTCATCCAAGGGATTCTACAGGTATCTGTCTCACAGTTTCACTTAAGTAAAGGTAATTTAAATGGAGCTACTATTTTGCTTGGAGAAGGTTTGGGGAGAATAAAAACTAGAACCAAGATCAATTTAGGTATTGATCTTGAATCTTTCTGCCGATGTTTGGAAGATTTATTGTGGAAATTACAATATAAAGTGAATTTAAATGAGAACGATAAGCCTTTTCTGAAACCTCTTTGATTAAAATGTACATCTTTACCCTTAAATTAAATTATTTTTTTCTATTTCTTTATTTTTTTCAAGAAAATAAAATAATTAATCTTTTTCCAGGAAGATGAACTTAAAAATTCAAAATGTATCCCTTTCGATTAAGGGTAGATTAATAGTAAATGATGTTTCCATAACAGTAAATCCTGGAGAAGTTGTAGGTTTGATGGGACCTAATGGCGCAG encodes:
- the chlP gene encoding geranylgeranyl reductase, with the translated sequence MLRVAIIGGGPSGSCAAEILAKAGIKTWLFERKLDNAKPCGGAIPLCMVEEFDLPESIIDRKVRHMRMISPSNREVDISLDKVYGKSDNEFIGMCRREVMDAFMRNRASDLGATLINGLVTSIETGNNNQGPYKLSYSDFTNGDKKGELKELTVDLLIGADGANSRVAKAMDAGDYKVAIAFQERIKLPKEEMSYYEDLAEMYVGTDVSPDFYGWVFPKYDHVAVGTGTMQKNQSLIKGLQEGVRNRAKKRLVNGEVIKVEAHPIPEHPRPRRVVGRMALVGDAAGYVTKSSGEGIYFAAKSGRMCAEEIVEASKNGQVIPSEKDLKNYLKKWDKKYGTTYKVLEILQNIFYRNDSAREAFVEMCDDMDVQRLTFDSYLYKKVVSMKPLQQLKITMLTLGSILRGKALAPERYKPVDSAVRENREVEKMLENYSIKGGIKVKSSKV
- a CDS encoding M15 family metallopeptidase, with protein sequence MEQNKDLNQIDIPLAKRTHLNNPNSILLKKSLIFSPFLFLLFSIFTLRLIRNIEIGSLGDLNFQAQINHDHRILGHLPYAEIPKEKLVLIAPNIEVHIDMRDSLLKMRDEAKNDGIYLVFLSGYRSISLQKEIFYSLKSFRNQEAAERARVSAPPGYSEHSTGFAIDIGDATQRETDFETEFENTDAFRWLKKNAAKFHFKLSFNKNNKYIDYEPWHWRYEGSIEALKVFESSNREL
- the typA gene encoding translational GTPase TypA yields the protein MSSSIKEIRNVAIIAHVDHGKTTLVDALLSQSGIFRDNEVIPTCVMDSNDLERERGITILSKNTAVNYKDTRINIIDTPGHADFGGEVERVLGMVDGCLLIVDANEGPMPQTRFVLKKALEKGLRPIVFVNKIDRPRVVPEIAIDKVLDLFLELGADDDQCDFPYLFGSGLSGFAKEEMESDSDNMMPLFEAIIRHVPPPVGDSNKPLQLQITTLDYSDFLGRIVIGKIHNGTIKNGQQASLIKEDGKNIKGKVSKLLGFEGLQRIDINEAFAGDIVAVSGFDDVNIGETIACPDSPHPLPLIKVDEPTLNMTFVVNDSPFAGKEGKFVTSRQLKNRLERELLTNVALRVEETDSPDRFSVSGRGELHLGILIETMRREGFEFQISQPQVIFREIDNVECEPIETLVLDVPEVSVGSCIEKLGSRKAEMKNMQTSSDGRTQLEFLVPSRGLIGFRGEFVRITRGEGIMSHSFYEYKPKTGDFETRRNGVLIAFEEGVATFYALKNAEDRGVYFIKPGVKVYKGMIIGENNRPQDLELNICKTKQLTNMRSAGAEELDTLQSPVDITLERALEYIGPDEMLEVTPDSIRMRKINKKKKY
- a CDS encoding DUF309 domain-containing protein, coding for MDEESKECFKDSLHTALNLFNNHKWYEAHDAFEEIWNFVDGDERQVIQGILQVSVSQFHLSKGNLNGATILLGEGLGRIKTRTKINLGIDLESFCRCLEDLLWKLQYKVNLNENDKPFLKPL